TTTATCTGTCCACAATGGAACTGACTTAAGAAAAAATTTACGAAAACAATTAGAACTATTAAATAAATATAATTTTTCCGATGATGAATGAGAAAACTTTTTTAATCATAATTTGGCTAATCAGAATGATGGTATTATTGAAAAAACTAAAATAATTCAAGAAGATTATCGACAAGTTTTAATTCGTGATGATGGTTCTTCAAAAAATATTAATTTATTAGATAAAAAAAATATTCATAATAATAGGCTACAAGTTATTAATCAATATGAGGTAAAAGAGGGCAAATATCAAAATCGTTATGATGTTACTATTTTAGTAAATGGTTTCCCATTAGTCCATGTTGAATTAAAGCGCCGTGGTGTTGCAATTAAAGAAGCATTTAATCAGATTAACCGTTATCAAAAAGATTCTTTTTGAGCAGAAACAGGTTTATTTCAATATGTCCAAATTTTTGTTATTTCTAATGGAACAAGCACAAAGTATTATTCGAATACTACTCGCTTTAATCATATAAATGATATAAATCTCCCCGGAAAAAAAACAAAGACAAGTCACAGTTTTGAATTTACTTCGTTTTGAGCCGATGCCAATAATAAAATTATCCCTGATTTAATAGATTTTACAAAAACGTTTTTTTCGAAACGTACTCTTTTGAATATTCTTACGAAATATTGTGTATTTACCTCTGAAAATATGCTTTTAGTAATGCGTCCTTATCAAATTGTTGCAACAGAAAGAATTTTAAATCGTATTGAAATTGCCACTAATTATAAAAAATATGGTTCAAGAACCGCAGGTGGTTATATTTGACATACCACTGGTTCTGGTAAGACATTAACATCATTCAAAGCAGCAAGAATGGCAAGTAAAATTTCTTATATTGATAAAGTATTATTCGTTGTTGATCGCAAAGACTTAGATTACCAGACAATGAGAGAATATGATCGTTTTGAAGAGGGAGCCGCTAACTCCAATACTTCAACAAAAATTTTAAGAAAACAATTAGAGGATTCTAATTCAAAGATTATAATTACAACAATTCAAAAATTATCGCGTTTTATAACAAAAAATAAAGCTCATCAAACTTTTGATAAACATGTAGTAATTATCTTTGATGAGTGTCATCGTTCACAATTTGGTGAAATGAATATGGCAATTACTAAGCATTTTAAAAAATATTATTTATTTGGTTTTACAGGAACTCCAATTTTTACTGTTAATGCTGGAGCTTCCAAAAATCCAGCTTTAAAAACTACTGAACAAGTTTTTGGAGAAAAACTTCATACCTATACAATTGTTGATGCCATAAATGATAATAATGTTTTACCTTTTCGAATTGATTATAATACAACATTGGCAAGCCGCGATGATATTGAAGATCAAGAAGTTCGAGATATTGATCGTGAAAAAGTATATTCAGATCCAAGAAGAATAAAAATGGTAACAGAATACATTTTAGATCATTTTAATCAGAAGACATATCGTACGAAAAAGGTATTTCAACACAATGTTATTTCTAATGTTGCTGATGTTGTTAATGATAAAAATTGTTATAACTTTATGGAAAAAAAAGTATCAATTAATATTGATGGCTTTAATTCTATTTTTGCTGTTTCATCAATTGAAATAGCAAAACTTTATTACAATGAATTTAAAAAACAAATGCAGGAAAAACCCGACCAAAATTTAAAAGTAGGATTAATTTATTCTTATTTTGCAAATGAAGAAGAAAGTAATGGGCTTTTAGGAGAAGAAGATAGTCAAGAAACAACTAATTTAGATCAATCATCACGGGATTTTCTTGAGGGAGTTATTAAAGATTATAATAAAATGTTTTCAACAAATTACGATACTTCTAGCGATAAATTCCAAAATTATTATAAAGATTTATCATTAAGAATGAAAAATAAAGAGTTGGATTTATTAATTGTTGTTAATATGTTTTTGACAGGATTTGATGCTACAACACTTAATACACTTTGAGTTGACAAAAATCTAAAAATGCATGGTTTAATTCAAGCCTTTTCACGAACTAATCGGATTTTAAATTCTATTAAAACTTTTGGTAATATAGTTTGTTTTCGAAATCTTCAAAAACAAACTGATGAAGCAATAGCGTTATTTGGGAATAAAGATGCTTCAGGAATTGTATTATTAAAGGGGTTTGATGATTATT
The Spiroplasma chrysopicola DF-1 genome window above contains:
- a CDS encoding type I restriction endonuclease subunit R, with the protein product MSSFNIISESNDLTVVSQYISVIKKANSFQSEADLEKEFINLLQDQSYEFLSVHNGTDLRKNLRKQLELLNKYNFSDDEWENFFNHNLANQNDGIIEKTKIIQEDYRQVLIRDDGSSKNINLLDKKNIHNNRLQVINQYEVKEGKYQNRYDVTILVNGFPLVHVELKRRGVAIKEAFNQINRYQKDSFWAETGLFQYVQIFVISNGTSTKYYSNTTRFNHINDINLPGKKTKTSHSFEFTSFWADANNKIIPDLIDFTKTFFSKRTLLNILTKYCVFTSENMLLVMRPYQIVATERILNRIEIATNYKKYGSRTAGGYIWHTTGSGKTLTSFKAARMASKISYIDKVLFVVDRKDLDYQTMREYDRFEEGAANSNTSTKILRKQLEDSNSKIIITTIQKLSRFITKNKAHQTFDKHVVIIFDECHRSQFGEMNMAITKHFKKYYLFGFTGTPIFTVNAGASKNPALKTTEQVFGEKLHTYTIVDAINDNNVLPFRIDYNTTLASRDDIEDQEVRDIDREKVYSDPRRIKMVTEYILDHFNQKTYRTKKVFQHNVISNVADVVNDKNCYNFMEKKVSINIDGFNSIFAVSSIEIAKLYYNEFKKQMQEKPDQNLKVGLIYSYFANEEESNGLLGEEDSQETTNLDQSSRDFLEGVIKDYNKMFSTNYDTSSDKFQNYYKDLSLRMKNKELDLLIVVNMFLTGFDATTLNTLWVDKNLKMHGLIQAFSRTNRILNSIKTFGNIVCFRNLQKQTDEAIALFGNKDASGIVLLKGFDDYYHGYTDHNGQKQKGYVEMIDELFEKYPLRESSIIGEQKQKEFITLFGAILRMRNLLTTYDKFEGNEIITERDFQDYCGRYLDLKDQWSKHQAGEAEIINDDVVFEIELLKQVEINIDYILILVEKYHKSYSKDEEILISIYKAIDSSPQLRSKKELIRNFINGINDVQDIVSVWRRFIVKEKVTSLKKIIQAEKLKEDETKKFILDCFENGIVKTTGTNFNKILPPISRFGDGNYYKTRERVITEIQKYFDQFYGLE